In a genomic window of Drosophila takahashii strain IR98-3 E-12201 chromosome 3L, DtakHiC1v2, whole genome shotgun sequence:
- the p130CAS gene encoding breast cancer anti-estrogen resistance protein 1 isoform X1, with the protein MECQSENRVPENSIRNVARAQPLCKPQTPSVLAKQPLQQSPQYVINSVAKHAKATTANSITGGTLHLHRVKSAQKLYAKAIYDNYADTSDELAFKKGDILTVIEQDTEGIQGWWLCSLRNRQGLCPGNRLRVLNSYDSGCFSPSPASSPIPSLAASTATLNSSICSAEIYENGSIISAASGSSSNSNSNSGGNGNGGTRRSWHVSPNKVITPQRHGDVYIYNCSPGSPATGSGSGTGTGAAQQIYSNQSIYQNLAMMNGANGANGGAGNGSEFETYDIPKPATPVPQNYDSPRSGGALPPPRTPTSIGSSLGARFESLKSVAASIEEESYDVPRPLISSGSSLLQQQLSQMTPSSSASSLLTSDSLSLSFSSSNRSSLANMPDYDIPRRNPLPVRRQQSGLAYDFPLPPLQEQEQQQRTAPATTTTSVATTTTTKELPLELSSALETLAKLQLQTTAAISRLLSFVVPNWRTRAQLEPAIMELKLAALRLRTALHDLAEFGEGALGNATRSEDRNLALKLRPLVRALRDANKLIHDSSESLDAQGGWSVEQLARNDDKHGCRPPDALDQLMACAQTLTEDVRSTTSFIQGNASLLFKRQLVADAQNGGAAAVEGSRGSAEWLEDYDYVAFESKDAAARKNQALREAIPAGLKTQFDTVIRTAESSAMGGTTGTPGSMPTTPTTPCKSPEMTDKDKKLVRYYAQQISTHMGNLMQAIDSFLETVEKNQPPKYFIAYGKFVVVSAHNLVTIGDNVHRNISKEALREKILRCTNSLSDALKTCVSKSKKAAAHFPSGSAVQEMVDSVVHINSLARELKAVMLQAVHLSTVAGVGA; encoded by the exons AAACTTTATGCCAAGGCCATTTACGATAATTATGCAGACACGTCGGACGAGCTGGCCTTCAAGAAGGGCGACATCCTCACCGTCATCGAACAGGACACGGAAGGCATCCAGGGATGGTGGCTCTGCTCCCTGCGCAACCGACAG GGTCTTTGCCCGGGCAACCGGTTGCGCGTGCTGAACTCGTACGACTCTGGATGCTTCTCTCCGTCGCCGGCCAGCTCCCCGATTCCATCGCTGGCGGCCAGCACAGCCACGCTGAACAGTTCCATCTGCTCGGCGGAGATCTACGAGAACGGTTCCATCATCAGTGCGGCATCGGGATCCTCCTCGAATTCAAACTCAAACTCTGgagggaatggaaatggaggcACGAGAAGATCATGGCACGTCTCACCGAACAAG GTAATCACGCCACAGAGGCACGGTGATGTCTACATCTACAACTGCTCGCCAGGATCGCCAGCTACTGGTAGTGGAAGTGGGACAGGAACAGGGGCAGCCCAGCAGATCTACAGCAACCAAAGCATCTACCAGAACCTAGCCATGATGAACGGAGCAAACGGAGCAAACGGAGGAGCAGGAAATGGCAGCGAGTTCGAGACCTATGACATACCCAAGCCGGCCACGCCCGTGCCGCAGAACTACGATAGTCCCAGGAGCGGCGGAGCACTCCCGCCGCCGAGGACCCCCACCTCCATTGGCTCCAGCCTGGGCGCTCGCTTCGAGTCGCTCAAGAGCGTGGCCGCCTCCATCGAGGAGGAGTCCTACGATGTGCCCCGGCCCCTGATCTCCTCCGGCAGCAGCCtgctccagcagcagctgtcCCAGATGACGCCGAGCAGCTCCGCCTCCTCGCTGCTGACCAGCGACAGCCTCTCGCTGAGCTTCTCCAGCTCCAACCGCTCCTCGCTGGCCAATATGCCCGACTACGATATACCACGTCGCAATCCTCTCCCTGTGCGTCGTCAGCAGAGCGGTCTGGCCTACGACTTTCCGCTGCCACCGCTGCAggaacaggagcagcagcagcgaaccgcacccgccaccaccaccacctccgTCGCTACTACCACCACCACCAAAGAACTGCCGCTGGAGCTCAGCTCGGCGCTGGAAACCCTGGCCAAGCTGCAGCTCCAGACGACTGCCGCCATCAGCCGACTCCTCAGCTTCGTGGTGCCCAACTGGCGCACCCGAGCCCAGTTAGAACCGGCCATCATGGAGCTGAAGCTGGCTGCCCTGCGCCTGCGCACCGCCCTCCACGACCTGGCCGAATTCGGCGAGGGAGCCCTGGGCAATGCCACCCGCTCGGAGGACCGCAACCTGGCCCTCAAGCTGCGGCCCTTGGTGCGGGCTCTGCGGGATGCCAACAAGCTAATACACGACTCCTCCGAGTCCCTCGACGCCCAAGGCGGCTGGTCGGTGGAGCAGCTGGCCCGGAATGACGACAAGCACGGCTGCCGGCCGCCCGATGCGCTGGACCAGCTGATGGCCTGCGCCCAGACGCTCACCGAGGACGTGCGCTCCACCACCAGCTTCATCCAGGGCAACGCCTCGCTGCTCTTCAAGCGGCAGCTGGTGGCGGATGCGCAGAACGGAGGAGCAGCTGCCGTCGAGGGCAGTCGGGGCAGCGCCGAGTGGCTGGAGGACTACGACTATGTGGCCTTCGAGTCCAAGGATGCGGCAGCCCGGAAGAATCAGGCTTTGCGAGAGGCCATTCCCGCTGGCTTAAAGACCCAGTTCGATACGGTGATCCGCACAGCCGAGAGCTCCGCCATGGGCGGCACTACCGGCACTCCCGGATCGATGCCCACCACGCCCACAACGCCCTGCAAGTCGCCCGAGATGACCGACAAGGACAAGAAGCTGGTGCGCTACTACGCCCAGCAGATCTCCACGCACATGGGCAACCTGATGCAGGCCATCGACTCCTTCCTGGAGACGGTGGAGAAGAACCAGCCGCCCAAGTACTTCATTGCCTACGGCAAGTTCGTGGTGGTTAGCGCCCACAATCTGGTGACCATCGGGGACAACGTCCACCGGAACATCTCGAAGGAGGCGCTGCGCGAGAAGATCCTGCGGTGCACGAACTCTCTGTCCGACGCTTTAAAGACCTGTGTCTCCAAGTCGAAGAAGGCGGCGGCCCACTTCCCCAGCGGCAGTGCCGTCCAGGAGATGGTCGACTCGGTGGTGCACATCAACAGTTTGGCCAGGGAACTGAAGGCGGTCATGCTGCAGGCTGTGCACCTGTCCACGGTGGCGGGAGTGGGCGCCTAA
- the p130CAS gene encoding breast cancer anti-estrogen resistance protein 1 isoform X2 produces MLDKMTGSSVSVSTSCCSSNATNADLDYDVPVSRRILIKSKLYAKAIYDNYADTSDELAFKKGDILTVIEQDTEGIQGWWLCSLRNRQGLCPGNRLRVLNSYDSGCFSPSPASSPIPSLAASTATLNSSICSAEIYENGSIISAASGSSSNSNSNSGGNGNGGTRRSWHVSPNKVITPQRHGDVYIYNCSPGSPATGSGSGTGTGAAQQIYSNQSIYQNLAMMNGANGANGGAGNGSEFETYDIPKPATPVPQNYDSPRSGGALPPPRTPTSIGSSLGARFESLKSVAASIEEESYDVPRPLISSGSSLLQQQLSQMTPSSSASSLLTSDSLSLSFSSSNRSSLANMPDYDIPRRNPLPVRRQQSGLAYDFPLPPLQEQEQQQRTAPATTTTSVATTTTTKELPLELSSALETLAKLQLQTTAAISRLLSFVVPNWRTRAQLEPAIMELKLAALRLRTALHDLAEFGEGALGNATRSEDRNLALKLRPLVRALRDANKLIHDSSESLDAQGGWSVEQLARNDDKHGCRPPDALDQLMACAQTLTEDVRSTTSFIQGNASLLFKRQLVADAQNGGAAAVEGSRGSAEWLEDYDYVAFESKDAAARKNQALREAIPAGLKTQFDTVIRTAESSAMGGTTGTPGSMPTTPTTPCKSPEMTDKDKKLVRYYAQQISTHMGNLMQAIDSFLETVEKNQPPKYFIAYGKFVVVSAHNLVTIGDNVHRNISKEALREKILRCTNSLSDALKTCVSKSKKAAAHFPSGSAVQEMVDSVVHINSLARELKAVMLQAVHLSTVAGVGA; encoded by the exons AAACTTTATGCCAAGGCCATTTACGATAATTATGCAGACACGTCGGACGAGCTGGCCTTCAAGAAGGGCGACATCCTCACCGTCATCGAACAGGACACGGAAGGCATCCAGGGATGGTGGCTCTGCTCCCTGCGCAACCGACAG GGTCTTTGCCCGGGCAACCGGTTGCGCGTGCTGAACTCGTACGACTCTGGATGCTTCTCTCCGTCGCCGGCCAGCTCCCCGATTCCATCGCTGGCGGCCAGCACAGCCACGCTGAACAGTTCCATCTGCTCGGCGGAGATCTACGAGAACGGTTCCATCATCAGTGCGGCATCGGGATCCTCCTCGAATTCAAACTCAAACTCTGgagggaatggaaatggaggcACGAGAAGATCATGGCACGTCTCACCGAACAAG GTAATCACGCCACAGAGGCACGGTGATGTCTACATCTACAACTGCTCGCCAGGATCGCCAGCTACTGGTAGTGGAAGTGGGACAGGAACAGGGGCAGCCCAGCAGATCTACAGCAACCAAAGCATCTACCAGAACCTAGCCATGATGAACGGAGCAAACGGAGCAAACGGAGGAGCAGGAAATGGCAGCGAGTTCGAGACCTATGACATACCCAAGCCGGCCACGCCCGTGCCGCAGAACTACGATAGTCCCAGGAGCGGCGGAGCACTCCCGCCGCCGAGGACCCCCACCTCCATTGGCTCCAGCCTGGGCGCTCGCTTCGAGTCGCTCAAGAGCGTGGCCGCCTCCATCGAGGAGGAGTCCTACGATGTGCCCCGGCCCCTGATCTCCTCCGGCAGCAGCCtgctccagcagcagctgtcCCAGATGACGCCGAGCAGCTCCGCCTCCTCGCTGCTGACCAGCGACAGCCTCTCGCTGAGCTTCTCCAGCTCCAACCGCTCCTCGCTGGCCAATATGCCCGACTACGATATACCACGTCGCAATCCTCTCCCTGTGCGTCGTCAGCAGAGCGGTCTGGCCTACGACTTTCCGCTGCCACCGCTGCAggaacaggagcagcagcagcgaaccgcacccgccaccaccaccacctccgTCGCTACTACCACCACCACCAAAGAACTGCCGCTGGAGCTCAGCTCGGCGCTGGAAACCCTGGCCAAGCTGCAGCTCCAGACGACTGCCGCCATCAGCCGACTCCTCAGCTTCGTGGTGCCCAACTGGCGCACCCGAGCCCAGTTAGAACCGGCCATCATGGAGCTGAAGCTGGCTGCCCTGCGCCTGCGCACCGCCCTCCACGACCTGGCCGAATTCGGCGAGGGAGCCCTGGGCAATGCCACCCGCTCGGAGGACCGCAACCTGGCCCTCAAGCTGCGGCCCTTGGTGCGGGCTCTGCGGGATGCCAACAAGCTAATACACGACTCCTCCGAGTCCCTCGACGCCCAAGGCGGCTGGTCGGTGGAGCAGCTGGCCCGGAATGACGACAAGCACGGCTGCCGGCCGCCCGATGCGCTGGACCAGCTGATGGCCTGCGCCCAGACGCTCACCGAGGACGTGCGCTCCACCACCAGCTTCATCCAGGGCAACGCCTCGCTGCTCTTCAAGCGGCAGCTGGTGGCGGATGCGCAGAACGGAGGAGCAGCTGCCGTCGAGGGCAGTCGGGGCAGCGCCGAGTGGCTGGAGGACTACGACTATGTGGCCTTCGAGTCCAAGGATGCGGCAGCCCGGAAGAATCAGGCTTTGCGAGAGGCCATTCCCGCTGGCTTAAAGACCCAGTTCGATACGGTGATCCGCACAGCCGAGAGCTCCGCCATGGGCGGCACTACCGGCACTCCCGGATCGATGCCCACCACGCCCACAACGCCCTGCAAGTCGCCCGAGATGACCGACAAGGACAAGAAGCTGGTGCGCTACTACGCCCAGCAGATCTCCACGCACATGGGCAACCTGATGCAGGCCATCGACTCCTTCCTGGAGACGGTGGAGAAGAACCAGCCGCCCAAGTACTTCATTGCCTACGGCAAGTTCGTGGTGGTTAGCGCCCACAATCTGGTGACCATCGGGGACAACGTCCACCGGAACATCTCGAAGGAGGCGCTGCGCGAGAAGATCCTGCGGTGCACGAACTCTCTGTCCGACGCTTTAAAGACCTGTGTCTCCAAGTCGAAGAAGGCGGCGGCCCACTTCCCCAGCGGCAGTGCCGTCCAGGAGATGGTCGACTCGGTGGTGCACATCAACAGTTTGGCCAGGGAACTGAAGGCGGTCATGCTGCAGGCTGTGCACCTGTCCACGGTGGCGGGAGTGGGCGCCTAA
- the p130CAS gene encoding breast cancer anti-estrogen resistance protein 1 isoform X3 — protein sequence MNVARLRPRGGEVTDWIWFKECSLGQEKAVRKKILDSSRKLYAKAIYDNYADTSDELAFKKGDILTVIEQDTEGIQGWWLCSLRNRQGLCPGNRLRVLNSYDSGCFSPSPASSPIPSLAASTATLNSSICSAEIYENGSIISAASGSSSNSNSNSGGNGNGGTRRSWHVSPNKVITPQRHGDVYIYNCSPGSPATGSGSGTGTGAAQQIYSNQSIYQNLAMMNGANGANGGAGNGSEFETYDIPKPATPVPQNYDSPRSGGALPPPRTPTSIGSSLGARFESLKSVAASIEEESYDVPRPLISSGSSLLQQQLSQMTPSSSASSLLTSDSLSLSFSSSNRSSLANMPDYDIPRRNPLPVRRQQSGLAYDFPLPPLQEQEQQQRTAPATTTTSVATTTTTKELPLELSSALETLAKLQLQTTAAISRLLSFVVPNWRTRAQLEPAIMELKLAALRLRTALHDLAEFGEGALGNATRSEDRNLALKLRPLVRALRDANKLIHDSSESLDAQGGWSVEQLARNDDKHGCRPPDALDQLMACAQTLTEDVRSTTSFIQGNASLLFKRQLVADAQNGGAAAVEGSRGSAEWLEDYDYVAFESKDAAARKNQALREAIPAGLKTQFDTVIRTAESSAMGGTTGTPGSMPTTPTTPCKSPEMTDKDKKLVRYYAQQISTHMGNLMQAIDSFLETVEKNQPPKYFIAYGKFVVVSAHNLVTIGDNVHRNISKEALREKILRCTNSLSDALKTCVSKSKKAAAHFPSGSAVQEMVDSVVHINSLARELKAVMLQAVHLSTVAGVGA from the exons ATGAATGTGGCAAGGTTAAGGCCCAGAGGAGGTGAGGTGACTGATTGGATATGGTTTAAGGAATGCTCATTAGGCCAAGAGAAGGCAGTGCGAAAGAAGATACTTGACTCATCTCGG AAACTTTATGCCAAGGCCATTTACGATAATTATGCAGACACGTCGGACGAGCTGGCCTTCAAGAAGGGCGACATCCTCACCGTCATCGAACAGGACACGGAAGGCATCCAGGGATGGTGGCTCTGCTCCCTGCGCAACCGACAG GGTCTTTGCCCGGGCAACCGGTTGCGCGTGCTGAACTCGTACGACTCTGGATGCTTCTCTCCGTCGCCGGCCAGCTCCCCGATTCCATCGCTGGCGGCCAGCACAGCCACGCTGAACAGTTCCATCTGCTCGGCGGAGATCTACGAGAACGGTTCCATCATCAGTGCGGCATCGGGATCCTCCTCGAATTCAAACTCAAACTCTGgagggaatggaaatggaggcACGAGAAGATCATGGCACGTCTCACCGAACAAG GTAATCACGCCACAGAGGCACGGTGATGTCTACATCTACAACTGCTCGCCAGGATCGCCAGCTACTGGTAGTGGAAGTGGGACAGGAACAGGGGCAGCCCAGCAGATCTACAGCAACCAAAGCATCTACCAGAACCTAGCCATGATGAACGGAGCAAACGGAGCAAACGGAGGAGCAGGAAATGGCAGCGAGTTCGAGACCTATGACATACCCAAGCCGGCCACGCCCGTGCCGCAGAACTACGATAGTCCCAGGAGCGGCGGAGCACTCCCGCCGCCGAGGACCCCCACCTCCATTGGCTCCAGCCTGGGCGCTCGCTTCGAGTCGCTCAAGAGCGTGGCCGCCTCCATCGAGGAGGAGTCCTACGATGTGCCCCGGCCCCTGATCTCCTCCGGCAGCAGCCtgctccagcagcagctgtcCCAGATGACGCCGAGCAGCTCCGCCTCCTCGCTGCTGACCAGCGACAGCCTCTCGCTGAGCTTCTCCAGCTCCAACCGCTCCTCGCTGGCCAATATGCCCGACTACGATATACCACGTCGCAATCCTCTCCCTGTGCGTCGTCAGCAGAGCGGTCTGGCCTACGACTTTCCGCTGCCACCGCTGCAggaacaggagcagcagcagcgaaccgcacccgccaccaccaccacctccgTCGCTACTACCACCACCACCAAAGAACTGCCGCTGGAGCTCAGCTCGGCGCTGGAAACCCTGGCCAAGCTGCAGCTCCAGACGACTGCCGCCATCAGCCGACTCCTCAGCTTCGTGGTGCCCAACTGGCGCACCCGAGCCCAGTTAGAACCGGCCATCATGGAGCTGAAGCTGGCTGCCCTGCGCCTGCGCACCGCCCTCCACGACCTGGCCGAATTCGGCGAGGGAGCCCTGGGCAATGCCACCCGCTCGGAGGACCGCAACCTGGCCCTCAAGCTGCGGCCCTTGGTGCGGGCTCTGCGGGATGCCAACAAGCTAATACACGACTCCTCCGAGTCCCTCGACGCCCAAGGCGGCTGGTCGGTGGAGCAGCTGGCCCGGAATGACGACAAGCACGGCTGCCGGCCGCCCGATGCGCTGGACCAGCTGATGGCCTGCGCCCAGACGCTCACCGAGGACGTGCGCTCCACCACCAGCTTCATCCAGGGCAACGCCTCGCTGCTCTTCAAGCGGCAGCTGGTGGCGGATGCGCAGAACGGAGGAGCAGCTGCCGTCGAGGGCAGTCGGGGCAGCGCCGAGTGGCTGGAGGACTACGACTATGTGGCCTTCGAGTCCAAGGATGCGGCAGCCCGGAAGAATCAGGCTTTGCGAGAGGCCATTCCCGCTGGCTTAAAGACCCAGTTCGATACGGTGATCCGCACAGCCGAGAGCTCCGCCATGGGCGGCACTACCGGCACTCCCGGATCGATGCCCACCACGCCCACAACGCCCTGCAAGTCGCCCGAGATGACCGACAAGGACAAGAAGCTGGTGCGCTACTACGCCCAGCAGATCTCCACGCACATGGGCAACCTGATGCAGGCCATCGACTCCTTCCTGGAGACGGTGGAGAAGAACCAGCCGCCCAAGTACTTCATTGCCTACGGCAAGTTCGTGGTGGTTAGCGCCCACAATCTGGTGACCATCGGGGACAACGTCCACCGGAACATCTCGAAGGAGGCGCTGCGCGAGAAGATCCTGCGGTGCACGAACTCTCTGTCCGACGCTTTAAAGACCTGTGTCTCCAAGTCGAAGAAGGCGGCGGCCCACTTCCCCAGCGGCAGTGCCGTCCAGGAGATGGTCGACTCGGTGGTGCACATCAACAGTTTGGCCAGGGAACTGAAGGCGGTCATGCTGCAGGCTGTGCACCTGTCCACGGTGGCGGGAGTGGGCGCCTAA
- the p130CAS gene encoding breast cancer anti-estrogen resistance protein 1 isoform X4 — protein MMNGANGANGGAGNGSEFETYDIPKPATPVPQNYDSPRSGGALPPPRTPTSIGSSLGARFESLKSVAASIEEESYDVPRPLISSGSSLLQQQLSQMTPSSSASSLLTSDSLSLSFSSSNRSSLANMPDYDIPRRNPLPVRRQQSGLAYDFPLPPLQEQEQQQRTAPATTTTSVATTTTTKELPLELSSALETLAKLQLQTTAAISRLLSFVVPNWRTRAQLEPAIMELKLAALRLRTALHDLAEFGEGALGNATRSEDRNLALKLRPLVRALRDANKLIHDSSESLDAQGGWSVEQLARNDDKHGCRPPDALDQLMACAQTLTEDVRSTTSFIQGNASLLFKRQLVADAQNGGAAAVEGSRGSAEWLEDYDYVAFESKDAAARKNQALREAIPAGLKTQFDTVIRTAESSAMGGTTGTPGSMPTTPTTPCKSPEMTDKDKKLVRYYAQQISTHMGNLMQAIDSFLETVEKNQPPKYFIAYGKFVVVSAHNLVTIGDNVHRNISKEALREKILRCTNSLSDALKTCVSKSKKAAAHFPSGSAVQEMVDSVVHINSLARELKAVMLQAVHLSTVAGVGA, from the coding sequence ATGATGAACGGAGCAAACGGAGCAAACGGAGGAGCAGGAAATGGCAGCGAGTTCGAGACCTATGACATACCCAAGCCGGCCACGCCCGTGCCGCAGAACTACGATAGTCCCAGGAGCGGCGGAGCACTCCCGCCGCCGAGGACCCCCACCTCCATTGGCTCCAGCCTGGGCGCTCGCTTCGAGTCGCTCAAGAGCGTGGCCGCCTCCATCGAGGAGGAGTCCTACGATGTGCCCCGGCCCCTGATCTCCTCCGGCAGCAGCCtgctccagcagcagctgtcCCAGATGACGCCGAGCAGCTCCGCCTCCTCGCTGCTGACCAGCGACAGCCTCTCGCTGAGCTTCTCCAGCTCCAACCGCTCCTCGCTGGCCAATATGCCCGACTACGATATACCACGTCGCAATCCTCTCCCTGTGCGTCGTCAGCAGAGCGGTCTGGCCTACGACTTTCCGCTGCCACCGCTGCAggaacaggagcagcagcagcgaaccgcacccgccaccaccaccacctccgTCGCTACTACCACCACCACCAAAGAACTGCCGCTGGAGCTCAGCTCGGCGCTGGAAACCCTGGCCAAGCTGCAGCTCCAGACGACTGCCGCCATCAGCCGACTCCTCAGCTTCGTGGTGCCCAACTGGCGCACCCGAGCCCAGTTAGAACCGGCCATCATGGAGCTGAAGCTGGCTGCCCTGCGCCTGCGCACCGCCCTCCACGACCTGGCCGAATTCGGCGAGGGAGCCCTGGGCAATGCCACCCGCTCGGAGGACCGCAACCTGGCCCTCAAGCTGCGGCCCTTGGTGCGGGCTCTGCGGGATGCCAACAAGCTAATACACGACTCCTCCGAGTCCCTCGACGCCCAAGGCGGCTGGTCGGTGGAGCAGCTGGCCCGGAATGACGACAAGCACGGCTGCCGGCCGCCCGATGCGCTGGACCAGCTGATGGCCTGCGCCCAGACGCTCACCGAGGACGTGCGCTCCACCACCAGCTTCATCCAGGGCAACGCCTCGCTGCTCTTCAAGCGGCAGCTGGTGGCGGATGCGCAGAACGGAGGAGCAGCTGCCGTCGAGGGCAGTCGGGGCAGCGCCGAGTGGCTGGAGGACTACGACTATGTGGCCTTCGAGTCCAAGGATGCGGCAGCCCGGAAGAATCAGGCTTTGCGAGAGGCCATTCCCGCTGGCTTAAAGACCCAGTTCGATACGGTGATCCGCACAGCCGAGAGCTCCGCCATGGGCGGCACTACCGGCACTCCCGGATCGATGCCCACCACGCCCACAACGCCCTGCAAGTCGCCCGAGATGACCGACAAGGACAAGAAGCTGGTGCGCTACTACGCCCAGCAGATCTCCACGCACATGGGCAACCTGATGCAGGCCATCGACTCCTTCCTGGAGACGGTGGAGAAGAACCAGCCGCCCAAGTACTTCATTGCCTACGGCAAGTTCGTGGTGGTTAGCGCCCACAATCTGGTGACCATCGGGGACAACGTCCACCGGAACATCTCGAAGGAGGCGCTGCGCGAGAAGATCCTGCGGTGCACGAACTCTCTGTCCGACGCTTTAAAGACCTGTGTCTCCAAGTCGAAGAAGGCGGCGGCCCACTTCCCCAGCGGCAGTGCCGTCCAGGAGATGGTCGACTCGGTGGTGCACATCAACAGTTTGGCCAGGGAACTGAAGGCGGTCATGCTGCAGGCTGTGCACCTGTCCACGGTGGCGGGAGTGGGCGCCTAA